One segment of Babesia bigemina genome assembly Bbig001, chromosome : II DNA contains the following:
- a CDS encoding seroreactive antigen BMN1-9B, putative, with product MEPINAYARTQRLTICARMLMYRPETAELLDFEKNVVAEDTITLKPPSNDANDAATTDDAVPPQSSLHIVQNGQKIHAIADLEEVAEYLKTYPLALVLAKVVWRDKGCFICKPDVVSDHAHTGACYRIINSHVYRRAFGCKAANRRVAHALKEGDRIKLGRATLVVRHLARKPANSLSYIHEFMAQPTEEGRQPETSPEPADETSPEAADEIAPEAADETSPEAADVTSPEAADVTSPEPADEIAPDPANETAAPENAEERVQVEDIAVETVHRTISNVSTVMGPDSVINTQRSVTMPPVPRGACAAPEQDADQGMCRICLEGEESGSLVVPCKCNGSMKYVHLACVRTWIQGRLNVKDEHGQQQLAFFLKNLKCELCGVPYPSYIDVDSVWTEFLGIEEPSPPYAILEPENANHTGLHVASLSTASVSIGRNGSSDVVLPDISVSRCHAMMHYREGHFVIEDKGSKFGTLVQLADAYEIRVEAGTPIALKIGTDVLCIEAKIKRRFGELCCAGYSRRAVSVVI from the coding sequence ATGGAGCCAATCAACGCCTACGCGAGGACCCAAAGGCTCACCATTTGCGCCAGGATGCTCATGTACCGCCCGGAAACGGCTGAGCTGCTGGACTTCGAAAAAAATGTCGTCGCAGAGGACACCATCACCCTAAAGCCGCCGTCGAACGACGCCAACGACGCAGCCACCACGGATGACGCGGTTCCACCGCAGAGCTCGCTCCACATCGTGCAAAACGGGCAGAAAATACACGCTATCGCAGACCTCGAAGAGGTAGCCGAATACCTCAAAACCTACCCGCTCGCTCTGGTGCTCGCGAAGGTCGTCTGGAGGGATAAGGGCTGCTTCATATGCAAACCGGACGTCGTGAGCGACCACGCTCACACAGGCGCGTGCTACAGGATCATCAACTCGCACGTATATCGCAGGGCATTCGGTTGCAAGGCGGCAAACAGGCGCGTAGCTCATGCGTTAAAGGAAGGGGACAGGATCAAGCTCGGCAGGGCGACGCTGGTCGTGCGCCACCTCGCGCGCAAGCCCGCCAACTCGCTTTCGTACATACACGAGTTCATGGCGCAGCCCACTGAGGAGGGCCGGCAGCCCGAGACCTCACCAGAGCCTGCAGACGAGACCTCACCAGAGGCTGCAGACGAGATCGCACCAGAGGCTGCAGACGAGACCTCACCAGAGGCTGCAGACGTGACCTCACCAGAGGCTGCAGACGTGACCTCACCGGAACCTGCGGACGAGATCGCACCGGATCCTGCAAACGAGACCGCAGCCCCCGAGAATGCAGAAGAACGCGTACAAGTGGAAGATATTGCCGTCGAGACTGTGCATCGTACGATATCCAACGTATCTACTGTGATGGGGCCTGACTCGGTCATTAACACGCAGCGGTCGGTGACGATGCCGCCAGTACCGAGGGGTGCTTGTGCTGCGCCGGAGCAGGACGCGGACCAAGGCATGTGCCGCATATGCTTAGAGGGCGAAGAGTCGGGCAGTCTGGTAGTGCCCTGCAAGTGCAACGGCTCCATGAAATATGTGCACCTGGCGTGCGTGCGAACGTGGATACAAGGGAGGCTCAACGTGAAGGACGAGCAcgggcagcagcagctcgcaTTCTTCCTGAAGAACCTGAAGTGCGAACTGTGCGGGGTCCCGTACCCATCGTACATCGATGTCGACAGCGTCTGGACTGAGTTCCTCGGGATCGAGGAACCCTCTCCGCCGTACGCCATCCTGGAGCCAGAAAACGCAAATCACACCGGGCTGCATGTAGCGAGCCTGTCCACGGCGTCCGTCAGCATCGGGCGCAACGGCTCCTCCGACGTTGTGCTGCCGGACATATCCGTCTCTCGGTGCCATGCGATGATGCACTACCGGGAGGGGCACTTCGTCATCGAGGACAAAGGCAGCAAATTCGGCACCCTGGTACAGCTGGCTGACGCGTACGAAATACGCGTGGAGGCTGGGACCCCCATCGCGCTGAAAATAGGCACCGACGTCCTCTGCATCGAAGCGAAGATCAAACGCAGATTCGGCGAGCTGTGTTGCGCAGGTTACAGCCGCAGAGCCGTAAGCGTAGTGATTTGA